The following coding sequences lie in one Synechococcus sp. CC9902 genomic window:
- the acpP gene encoding acyl carrier protein → MSQEAILEKVRSIVAEQLSVDAGEVKPESNFQNDLGADSLDTVELVMALEEAFDIEIPDESAEGILTVGDAVKYIEDKQA, encoded by the coding sequence ATGTCCCAGGAAGCGATCCTTGAGAAAGTCCGATCGATCGTCGCGGAGCAGCTCAGCGTCGATGCCGGAGAAGTGAAGCCGGAATCCAACTTCCAAAACGACCTGGGTGCTGACTCGCTCGACACCGTTGAACTCGTGATGGCGTTGGAAGAAGCCTTCGATATCGAGATCCCCGACGAATCCGCTGAAGGCATCCTCACCGTCGGCGACGCCGTCAAGTACATCGAAGACAAGCAGGCCTGA
- the fabF gene encoding beta-ketoacyl-ACP synthase II produces MVEGLHRVVITGLGAVTPIGNTVQDYWNGLTSGRNGVDGITLFDASNHACRFAAEVKAFDPAGLIEPKDAKRWDRFCKFGVVAAKQAIAHAGLEITDANAHRIGMIIGSGVGGLLTMETQAHVLEGKGPGRVSPFTVPMMIPNMASGLAAIALGTKGPSSAVATACAAGSNAIGDAFRLLQLGKADAMVCGGAESAITPLGVAGFASAKALSFRNDDPTTASRPFDKERDGFVIGEGAGILVLETLEHAQTRGANVLGEVIGYGMTCDAHHITSPTPGGVGGAEAMRLAMDDAGITADAVDYVNAHGTSTPANDKNETSAIKSALGSRALQIPVSSTKSMTGHLLGGSGGIEAVACVLALQHGIVPPTINHRTPDPDCDLDVVPNTARDQTLATVLSNSFGFGGHNVCLAFRRFS; encoded by the coding sequence ATGGTGGAGGGTCTCCATCGCGTCGTCATCACCGGTCTCGGCGCGGTTACACCGATCGGCAACACGGTTCAGGACTACTGGAACGGGTTGACCTCAGGACGCAACGGCGTCGATGGGATCACCCTGTTCGATGCCTCAAACCACGCCTGTCGCTTTGCAGCAGAAGTGAAAGCATTTGATCCCGCTGGCTTGATCGAGCCCAAGGACGCCAAACGCTGGGATCGCTTCTGCAAATTTGGAGTGGTGGCCGCCAAGCAAGCCATCGCCCACGCAGGTTTGGAGATCACGGATGCCAACGCGCACCGGATTGGCATGATCATTGGCTCCGGCGTTGGCGGCTTGCTGACGATGGAAACCCAGGCCCACGTCTTGGAGGGCAAAGGACCGGGACGGGTGAGTCCGTTCACGGTGCCGATGATGATTCCCAACATGGCCTCAGGGCTTGCTGCGATTGCGCTTGGCACCAAGGGGCCCAGCTCTGCCGTGGCGACGGCCTGTGCCGCCGGCTCGAATGCCATTGGCGACGCCTTCCGTTTGCTCCAGCTCGGCAAAGCCGATGCGATGGTTTGCGGTGGCGCGGAATCGGCGATTACCCCCCTTGGGGTCGCTGGATTCGCAAGCGCCAAAGCCCTGTCGTTCCGCAACGACGACCCCACCACCGCGAGTCGCCCGTTCGACAAAGAGCGGGATGGCTTTGTGATTGGCGAAGGGGCCGGCATTCTGGTGCTGGAAACCCTGGAGCACGCCCAAACCCGTGGTGCCAATGTTCTTGGCGAAGTGATCGGCTACGGGATGACCTGCGATGCCCACCACATCACCTCTCCAACCCCAGGCGGAGTCGGTGGTGCTGAAGCCATGCGCTTGGCCATGGACGATGCCGGCATCACTGCAGACGCGGTGGATTACGTGAATGCCCACGGCACCAGCACCCCCGCCAACGACAAAAACGAAACCTCGGCGATCAAAAGCGCCCTCGGATCGCGTGCCCTGCAAATTCCCGTGAGCTCGACGAAATCGATGACTGGCCACCTTCTTGGTGGATCCGGTGGTATCGAAGCCGTCGCTTGCGTGCTAGCTCTGCAGCACGGAATCGTCCCACCGACGATCAATCACAGAACTCCAGATCCCGATTGTGATTTGGATGTCGTGCCCAACACCGCCCGAGATCAGACATTGGCAACTGTGTTGTCCAACTCCTTCGGGTTTGGCGGCCACAACGTCTGCCTTGCGTTCCGACGCTTCAGCTGA